Sequence from the Ochrobactrum vermis genome:
CGCTTGATGGCGTCACCTATGAAGCCTTCAACACCTCCGGCGGGCTGGGCACGCTTTGCGAAACGCTCGAAGGCAAGGTGCGTACGCTCAACTACCGCACCATCCGTTATCCGGGTCACGTTGCGCTGATGAAGGCGCTTCTCAATGATCTGGGCCTGCGCCATCGTCGTGAAGTACTCAAGGACATTTTCGAAAATGCCCTGCCAACGACCCTTCAGGATGTTGTTGTGATTTTCGTGACAGTTTCCGGCACCAAGAATGGCCGCCTGGTTCAGGAAACCTACGCGAACAAGGTTTATGCTGCTCAGGTTGGCAAGATCGTTCGCTCGGGTATCCAGATCACGACGGCTTCGGCTATTTGCGCTGTGCTCGACATGCTCGCCAAGGGCGACCTTCCGCAGCAGGGCTTTATCCGTCAGGAAGACATCACGCTCAACGCGTTTCTCGCAAACCGCTTTGGCAAGGCTTATGCACAGGAAGACCATTGCGCACGTATGGTTGCCTGATAGCTTCCGCCGCATGAATGCAGGGTCTGTTGCGCTTGTACGCAACAGACCCTTTTGCGTTTTGGTATTTGGAAAATCTGCCCTACCAAAGTCGCAGTTGAATCGGATCGGGTTTAAGCGCATTGCCCGGTCCAAACCGGCGGATGGATCTTTCCGCCCGCTTGATCTGTGTCTATCCGCGCATCGTATCCGAAACTGTTTCACCCGTTTCGGGGTGCGCTTTGAAGAAGTAGGAAAGTTATGTTGAAATCAGTTTTGCTGGCCGGTCTGGCCTCTGTCTTCCTCGCTTTGCCGGTTCAGGCAAAGGAATGGAAAGAAATCCGCATCGCCAGCGAAGGTGCTTATCCTCCATTCAACTATATGTCTCCAGACGGCAAGCTTGAAGGTTTCGATCTTGATATCGCGAACGCGCTTTGCGAAGCCATGGAAGCCAAATGCACGATCGTCGCCAATGATTGGGACGGTATGATCCCAGGTCTGCAGGCCAATAAATTCGATGCGGTTATTGCTTCGATGGCCATTACCGAGGAGCGTGAAAAGCAGGTCGCCTTCACTGAGCGCTATTACACGACCCCGCTTGCGGTTGTCGTACCGAAGGACACCGATATTACCTCGCTCGATCCATCGGCATTCGATGGAAAGACGGTCGGTGCGCAGGCTGGCACCACTCAGGGCAACTATGCCGACGACGTTTATGGCAAAGCGGGAGCAGATGTGAAGCTCTACCCGACTGCCGACGAAGCCAATGCCGATCTTGAAAGTGGCCGTCTGGACGCAATTGCCGCCGACAAATTCCTCGCTGCTGACTGGCTGAAGAAGCAAGGTGGAAACTGCTGCAAATTCCTCGGTGACATTCCTGGCTCCGAAACCAAGATCGCAGTTGCCCTGCGCAAGGGGGATGACGATCTGCGTGAACAGTTCAATGCCGCGATCAACAAGATCCGTGACAACGGTACCTACGAAACGATCCGCAAGAAGTATTTCGATTTCGACATCTATTGATGTGACAAAATTTGCGCCGGACGCCTTCAAATCCTGCTTGCAGTGGAAGGCGACCAGTGCTTCAGTCTTGGTGAGCGCATGAAAACGGGGCGCTGCCATTCGCAGGGGATACTCTGCCAATTACAACGATAACAAAGCAGTAAGGGGAATAGTTATGTTGAAAGCCATCCTATTTGCGAGCGTTGCATCTGTAATCGCGGCCTTGCCGGCGCAGGCCAAAGAATGGAAGGAAATCCGCATCGCAACCGAAGGAGCGTACCCGCCTTTCAACTTCGTGGCAGCCGATGGGTCTTTGCAAGGCCTTGATGTCGAAATAGCCAATGCTCTGTGCAAGGCGATGGAAGCGAAGTGCACCATTGTTGCTAATGATTGGGACGGGATGATTCCAGGTCTGAAAACGAACAAGTTCGATGCGGTCATCGCTTCGATGAGCATCACGGAAGAGCGCAAGAAGGAAGTCGCCTTCACCGACAAATATTACTCCACGCCGCTTTCGGTTGCCGTGCCAAAGGACAGCCCGATCACATCCTTGGATGCCGAACCCTTCAAGGGCAAATCAGTTGGTGCTCAAGGCTCGACGACACAGGGCAACTATGCGGAGGATGTCTACGGCAAGGCTGGTGCTGACGTTAAGCTTTATCCTACTGCCGACGAAGCCAATGCCGACCTGAAGAATGGGCGACTTGATGCGGTTGTTTCCGACAAGTTCCCGATCTCCGACTGGATTAAGGGCGACGGTGCGGATTGCTGCAAGCTCATTGGCGATATTCCTGGAACGCAGACCGATACCGGGATTGCGCTGCGTCAGGGCGATGACGATCTGCGTGAACAATTCAACGCTGCAATCAAGAAAATTCGCGAAGACGGGACCTATGCCACGATCGTGAAGAAATATTTCGACTTCGACATCTATTGATTGCTTGTAAAAGACACCGCACTTTGCTGTAAGCAACAACGCGCCGGCTACAATCGGCGCGTTTGTTTTTTGTTTTTGTGGATGCCGGAAATGCCCATTCAGCAGCAAGATGTCATCGTCCTGGGCGCGGGTATTATCGGCGTATCCACAGCGCTGCATCTGCAGGCGCGCGGCCGTTCGGTTTGCCTGATCGACAGAAGTGAGCCGGGCAATGGCACCAGCTTTGGCAATGCCGGTCTGATCGAGCGGTCGAGTGTAATTCCCTATTCCTTCCCGCAAGGCTTTTGGACGCTTGTGCGTTACAGCATGAACCGTCGCTCTGATGTTCGTTATAATCCATTCTACATACCGAAGATGGCTCGCTGGCTGTTTCAGTACTGGCGGGAATCTTCGCCGGAACGGTTGAAAATTGCTACGAATGCCATGCTGCCTTTGATCGAAGCGAGCGTTCGCGAGCATGATTCCTTGGTGGCTCAGTCGGGCAGTGAACGGTTGATCCGATCCCAAGGATGGATCGAAGTGTTCCGGTCATCTTCGGCGTTCGACGCGGCGGTGCGCCGTTTACCCGATTTGCAACGCTTCAAACTGTCCTATGATATTCTGGATGCAGCAGCATTGCGTCAGCGTGAGACATCACTCGGCGATGTGGCTGGCGGAATTCACTGGCTCGATCCGAAAACTGTTGTGAACCCGGGCGGTTTGGTCAAAGCCTATGCTGACTTGTTTACCGGGAATGGTGGTATCTTCGTTCACGGCGATGCTGCGAGCCTGGCGCCGAATGAGAACGGTTGGCAGGTGACAACGGAAGCGGGTGCTGTCCATGCGCGTGATGTTGTCGTCGCACTCGGTCCGCAATCAGGCCTCATCTTTAGAAAATTTGGGTATCCGATCCCACTCGGAATCAAACGTGGCCATCACCTTCATTTTTCTATGAAGGACGGTTCGCGGCTTGGTCATACGGTGGTGGATGAAGAAGCTGGCTATGTTCTCGCCCCTATGGTGCAAGGTGTACGTCTATCGACAGGCATCGAATTCGCTTCGCCCGACGCACCCGCCAATTATATACAGCTTAAGAAAGACGAGAAAATTGCGCGCCAGCTTGTGCCCCAACTGGGCGACGCTGCCGAAACGACGCCCTGGCTTGGGTTACGTCCTTGCCTGCCTGATATGCGCCCGGTCATTGGTGCCGCGCCAAGGCATAAGGGGTTGTGGTTCAATTTCGGCCATGCGCATCACGGCTTGACGCTTGGGCCTGCGACAGGGCGGTTGCTCGCCGAGATGCTTGTCGGGGAAGCGACCTTCGTTGACCCGAAGCCCTATTCGGCAGAGCGGTTTTTGTAGTTTTATCTAAAAATTTCGCGACAGACTTGTCAGTCACGGTAGGGCGGGGCTATCAATTGGTCCCACTTTCATATCGCGCAGTTGCGAACAATCGATCCGGAAAATTCTTGTGAAAATGAAGCCTTTGGGCCGTACCGGCCTCACTGTCACTGAAATTTGCCTAGGCACCATGACCTGGGGTGTACAGAATACCGAGTCCGACGCCCATGAGCAGCTCGACATCGCTTTCGATGCCGGTATCAACTTCATTGATACGGCCGAAGGGTATGCCATTCCCATGAGCCCGGAAAGCTATGGCAAGACCGAGGCTTATATTGGTAGCTGGCTCAGGAAGTCCGGGAAACGCGACAAGATCGTGTTGGCAAGCAAGATCGCTGGCGGCGGCAGGCAGAAGTGGATTCGAGATGGTGCCAAACCGAGCCGCGCCAGCGTGCGCGAAGCGGTTGAGAATAGTCTGAAACGGCTTCAGACGGACTATATCGATCTCTATCAGGTTCATTGGCCGATGCGTGCGCATTACCACTTCGGCCAAAGCTGGAGCTTCGATCCGTCCAATACGGATGGAGCCGCAGAAACCCAACAGATGCGTGACGTTCTGCTGGGGCTCGGAGACATGGTTCAGGACGGCAAGATCAGGCACATTGGTCTTTCCAATGAGACGGCCTGGGGAACTATGCAGTGGCTTCATCTGGCCGAGCAGGATGGCCTGCCACGGATAGCCTCGATCCAGAACGAATATAGTCTGTTGCAGCGTCAGTTCGATTTTGACATGGCAGAACTGGCACTCTGCGAAGATGTTGGATTGCTTGCATATTCGACGCTTGCAGCCGGTGTACTGACTGGGAAATATCTGGGAGGCAAAATGCCGGCTGGCTCACGTGCGGCCATTTCCGAAGGCGGTATCTGGAGGAACAATGTTCATTCCGAACCGGCAGTTCGCGCTTATATCGATGTTGCAAAAAAGCACGGTCTCGACATCGCCCAGATGGCGATTGCCTTTACGTTGACACGCCCGTTTATGACTTCGGCCATCATTGGCGCCACGACCGTCGACCAGTTGAAGACCGATATCGCGGCCCATCAGATCAAGCTGTCGGAAGATATCATGGCTGACATCGAGAAGGTCTACCGACAGTATCCGCGTCCTCTTTAAGCCAAGAAATGACGTTTAAAAGAAGCCCGCCAATGGCGGGCTTTTCTATCCGGCAAGATAGATTTCGTGTTTGACAATCCATTGTTCGATTGGCGTTTCGCTTGAGGAACTGACAATCACCATTCGGTCGAAGCGCAGATTGCGGCCGGTGAGTGACTTTGCCAGGCGAGCCATCTCCGCTTCTCGCGAAGCCTCATCGGCAACGCCATAGGCAAGCGAAACATGTGGGAGGAAAGTCGAGATATCTTTCTCTCCAGATATGCCCAGTGAATCCTGCTTCAGTGCCATCAGTGCAGGTGTTTTCTGCAATGCAGCGTAGAACGACCGGAAATAGGCCTCGGTTCCCGTCACGTCTTCAATCTGGACGTCGAGCGGCTTGCGACCGACCGCCAGGCTCAGCACAAGCGGCAGTAGTTCATCTGCTGAGCGTTTCATATCGGGCACGAGTGTCACATGTGGTTCAAATACCGGCGAAGCGAAGCGGCCGGCCAGTTCTGTGACGATAGATTCAAGGAATCGGAGGTCGTCGCGTGCAGGACGCAACCAGACGGAATGGAAACTCATTGATCTGGCATCCGCCGAATGCTGCGTTCGTTTTTAAGTGGCCTGACGCTGTTGCGCAGAATGAGCGGTAGTTCGAGCATAATTGTTCGAGGTGGCGCATTTGGTGTGGCCTGTCGCTCGTCCAACAGTCGGATGATTTCGGAAGAGAGGCGTTCAGCATTCTGATCGAATGTCGTCAGACGATAGGCTCCCCAGCGCGCTTCCGTGACATTATCGAAACCGATAACCGAAATATCCTCGGGAATGGAGAGGTTGAAGACGTCACGTGCGCAGTCCATCAGACCGAAAGCCATAAGGTCGTTCACACAGAACACGCCTTCGACGCGTTCTCGCTCGCCGAGCAGCAGGGAGGCTGCGCCGTAGCCACCGTCATAATCGGTCAGGTCGCCGCGTTGGACACTGACGCTCAATCCGAGGATCCTGCCCTTGGCAATAAAGGCTTCCTCACGTTCAACGAGATTGAAGCTGCCGACATTCGACGTTATGAGGCCGAGCTTTTTCATGCCTCGCGCCGCGAAAATTTCGACAGCAGTTTCGGCGGCAAGTCGATTGTTGAGATGAATATGATCGGCCCCCTCTTCGGTTCGCCCGACGAGGATCAAGGTCTGGCCGTTTCGTTGGGCAAGCTCGACAAATGAAGAGGAGGGCATGCCGGAAAGAACCACCGTCGCTTCGGCACGATAGCGCAGAAGGGTTTCATGGGCGGCGGAGAGGTTTTCCCCGTGCTGGCCGGTCGGAATTAAAACCGGCACGCTGCCGCGTGCTGCAAGTCGACGGGAAAGCGCTGCAATCTGGCGTGAACGAAAAGGGCTATCCGGGTCTGCGGCAATCATTCCGACGATACGGCTGCGATTTGCGAGAAGACCGCGCGCCAGGTCGTTGACCTGATAGCCGAGTTTTTCAGCGGCTTTTAGCACCTTTTCGCGTGTTGCGGGTGACACGCTGGCGCCGGGTGTAAAGGTGCGAGACACGGCGGAACGAGACACGCCTGCCTCAAGCGCAACTTCATGCGCGCTGATGAACCGTGGTTGGTTATCCGCACCGTCCTGTTCGTGCTGCGTTTCTTTATCTGGCATTTTATCGCCCTACTTTTGAAAGGACATCGGCTCTGAGGAAGCGCTCGACCACAAACATGAAGGCAATTGATGGTACCAGCAATATCAATGCGCTGATTGACGCGATTTGATAATTGCCGCCGGAGCTCGCTGTATAGAGCAGCAAGGGCAGGGTGGATATATCCGGAGCGCCAACGAAGTAAGTGCCGGTAAATTCGTCGAGTGATTCAAGAAAGACAAAGATCGCGCTTGCAAGTAGACCAGGTGCGGCGATCGGCAGGGTGATGTTGAAGAAAGTCTTGAGAGCTGAAGCGCCCATTGAACGGGCCGCTTCTTCAAGCTCGCGATCAATAGCCGAGAACGCCGCCGTGGCGATCCATACAGCATAGACCAGACCATGGGTGACATGCACCAGAACGACGCCAGTGATAGTGCCGTTCAGGCCAAACGAATAGAACATTTGTGCGATGTTCACGTAAACGGGCAGGTTTGGAAAAGCCTGCGGTATCAGGAGCGTCAACAGGATCAGGCCACGAAACGGCAGTTTCAATCGTGCGAGGGCATAACCGGCGGGGATGGCAAGGCCGAGCGAGACGACCACGGTCAGGCCTGCAATAACGACGCTTGTTGCAAGTGATGAGAGCGCATTGCCACGGGAGGAAAACACATTTGCCCAGAACGAAAATCCATACTGAAGCGGCAGTGTGTGCGGAAAATACCAGCGCTCAGCCACGGCCCACAGAAGCAGGTTGGCAAGCGGCCCGAAAATCGCAAAGGCGAGCAGGCCAAGCAGGATGCCACGCGGTATCCAGCGCCAATCAATGATATTGCTCATTGGCCGTGTTCCTTTATGGTCTGGCGGAGGTAAATCCAGGCGACGAGACTGGTCATGAGCAGAGAAATCGTACCCAGCGCGTTTGCGACGCCATAATCACCATAGGCGTTGATGCGGAATGCCATGTTTGCGGTAATCATCGTCGGTGATTGGGCGTTGATCATTAACGGCACGGACAAAACGGACATCATGGTGACAAAGCTCAGTATCAGTCCAACGAGCAAAGTCTGGCGGACTTGGGGGAGAACGATCTCGAGGAGGATGCGCAGCCGCCCTGCACCCAGATTGCGGGCGGATTCAATAGTGCTGCGATCAATGGACGCCATGGCACCAGCCAGTAGCAGCGTGACAAAAGGCGTCTGTTTCCAGACGAATGCGATCACGATCCCCCGCCAGTCTAGAAAGCTCATGGCCTGTAGGGGCGTTAGAAACCCTGTTTCGATGAGCAGGCTGTTCATCAATCCGTTCTTGGCAAGGAACGTGCGAAGTATCTGGCCAACGACGATGAAGGGGATGAAAAGTGGCCACCGATAAAGCCAGCGCAAAACAGTAACAGCGCGCTGGTTGGAGCCGAGTATCAGATAACCGCCGATAGCTATAGAAATTAACGCGATCAGCAGCGACGACAGCGTGACGATAACAAAAGTGAAGATGATGTCGCTGGAATAAAGTTCGAATGCTTTGGTGAAGTTGCCGGTTCCCCATTGACCGGACACATAGAAAGCTCCGGTGATCGCTCCGAAAAGCGGCACGATGAACAGCAACAGGACGATCGCAAGTGCGGGCGCGACAAGAAGAATACCCGTCAGTCGATGCGACATTCGAAACCTCATGAAATATGGGAGTGCCGGACACGCTCGTGGTGCTTTGATTACGTATCCGGCATCGACTTCGAAGTGCTCTGGCTGGAAACAATTTTGCTGAAGCACTTCGATAGAAGGCAGGATTGTCGGGCTTAATTGCCGACCTGACGCTCGTAAGCTTCCAGAATCGCGGTGTTATAAGGTGCGATCGGGAAAGGCTTGCCGTATTTCGCAAGGTCATCCGGCGAAATATCGGTGAAAAGCTTGTTCCAGGTGTCGTTATCCAGCTCTGCCTTAACATGGTCGGCGTCAATGCCTGGATACCAGTTGAACCGTTTCACGATACCTTCGGCCTGCACTTTCGGGCTAGTCGCCAAAGCAACGAATTTTTCGGCAAGTTCCTTATGCGCACTCTTTTCTGGGATCACATAATGCATCGGCTGGCCGGGCATGCCGGGAGCGGGCAGGACAAGTTTCATTTCTGGCGGAAGCTGACCATTTGCCTTCCATGAATAGAACATGTCGACCCAGACCGGTCCCATCGAAATCTCGCCGCGGCTCAACATGTCGAGCGTGCCAGCATTTCCAGGGGTGAGGGTGGCATTTTTTGTGAAGTCCTTGAGCGAGGCAAATGCCTTGTCCCAGTTTTTCTCTGCGCCTTCTTCGAACGGACCATTCATCAGCTTGTCTGCATCGCCGCCATAAGCGTAGATCCAACCCATGACGAAACTCACGCCCGACGCACCACCTTTGATGCCATTATACCCGAACTGCTTCGGGTTTTCTTTGGCCCATGTGACGAGCTCATCGTAGCTCTTCGGCGGATTGGCGACGAGGGCTGGATTGTATGCAAGTGCTGTCTGGCTGTTGAACATCGGCATGACATAACCGTCGACATCCGTGCCAAGTGCCATTTTTGCATTATCGCGCGTCACCAGCTTGCCACTGTCGATTTTGCTGCGGTAGTTTTCGAGGAACTTGGCCGTTACCATCGGTCCGGCAAACTTCTCGTGGACCACAGCGACGTCGGTATCCCATTTTTCCACGCCGGCCTTGGACTGGGCTTCGAAACGTTCAAGAATCTTTTGCGAACCTGCATCGCCAGGGCCTGTTCCGACGACGCGAACAGTCGTTCCTGGGTTTTCCTTCTCGAACAAAGGTCCAAGATACTGATTGATATAGTCGACCATATTCTGATCGCCTGCCGTAAGGACAGTAAGGTCATCAGCGGCGGCTGGTGCTACGGTGAGGCCTATCGCCATCGCCGCGTTCAGGATAGTTCTCATGAAAGGACTCCTGTCTGAAACCGGAATTTCCGGTATTATGTTGAATGCAGATGCGGTGCATCCGGTGGTGGCTATCGGGAACGGTGCATCTACGGGCACGGAACTGTCCGCAGAATGGATTTCGAAACGGGCTTTCCCTGTATTAGGTACGATAGAAAATGGGATCAGCGTGCACAGCTGTGCATAATAAGATGTGACGCGAACGCATATTTTGCCGATCCATACTCTCCTTCATTTCAGGGCGCATCGTATGTGTCGCCAGCGAACTATTTGTCGAACAGAAACAGGGCGTGTTCGGGTATGCGGATTTCAACATTCGCTCCAGGTTGATGGCTTTCCTGAGCATCGACCATGATGTGACGATCACCAATGCGGATCATGTGTCGCCAGAGGCCACCGGGATAGCTGGTCTGTTCGACAGTTCCGTTGAGGATTAGCTCGGAAGCTTGGGCGGGCTGGTCTGTCCCTGCCTTGGTGAGGCGAGCAGCTTCACTGCGGAAGCGCGCCGATGCCTGGCCGTCTGAAAGATTGCGACGGCCTGCAGAAATAATGCTGGCCTTGTTGTTCGCGCCCGCTGCGATCTCTATATGATCGGCCTTGATCTGGATCGGCACTTCGATCAGATTTTCGGCGCCCATAAATGCCGCTACAAAATCCGACACAGGATGGTTGTAGACCTCTTCTGGAGCTCCGGCCTGAGCGATTTCGCCGTTATTGAGGATGACGATGCGGTCCGCCATAACCATGGCCTCTTCTCGGTCATGCGTCACGTGGACTGCCGTAATGCCGAGGCGGCGTTGCAGGGCACTGATCTCATGACGAACCGTCAGTCTGATGCGTGCATCGAGATTGGAAAGTGGCTCATCGAGCAACAAAATGTCGGGCTGAATAGCGAGGGCCCGGCCGAGCGCGACACGCTGGCGCTGTCCACCAGAAAGGGCGGAGGGTTTGCGCTCCAATAAGGCATCGAGTCCCAGTAGGCGAGCGACTTCTTCGACCTTGTGCTTGATTGTTTCTTTTCCCGCGCCGCGAATGCGCAGGCCGTAACCCATGTTCTGCGCGACTGTCATATGCGGCCAGAGCGCGTAGGACTGGAAGACAAGAGCCATGCCGCGTTTATCCGGAGGCAGTTTTGTGACGTCTCTACCGTCTACCCGTATCGCACCATCGGAGGGTGTATTAAAGCCTGCAATCGCGCGCAGCAGGGTTGTCTTGCCGCAGCCGGACGAGCCGAGAAGTGCAACGAATTCGCCCTTCTTGACGGACAAATTCACACCTTTGAGAACTTCATTGCTCCCATAACGAACGCGTGCGTCCGCCACCTCCAAAAACGCTGGCATAAGCGCCTCCTCCCCAGGATCGCCGGCTGGTATTATTTTTTCTGCACAGCCGTGCAATTTGGATTGAAGCATCTTTAAGCCACCTCGACAAGCCGCAAAAGTGAAATTACGCGGAAAAACAGTCTCAAGTTCCATTATGGAACGTTGTCTGAAGGCTGATTAACGAGATTTCATAACAGCTGTATGACGTATAGATGAAAACGTGGACAGCTTTGCAAAGCTGTCCACGTCGCACGCAAGCGGGGGCCGACCGAGAGTACAGGACCCGGCTTGTTATCGATGTTCAGTCATACTTCTTCTAGATGCTCTTCGAGTTTTGCACTTCGTCGAGAGGAGTGGATGAACGCGGCAATAAACATCGCGGTCATCAGTAGAACGATCGTTGGCGCTGGAGCGCTGTCGATGAAGAACGACAGATAGACACCAAAGAAGGACGCGATGACTGCAATCGTCACTGCGAGCATCATCATGGTGCTGAATTTGCGTGTAAGCAGAAAGGCAATCGCGCCGGGGGCGATCAACATCGCGATGGCCAGAATGATGCCTACTGCCTTCAGAACACCAACGATTGTCAGCGATATCAGGCAGAGCAAACCGTAGTGCAGAAAACGAACCGGGAGGCCGACTGCTCTGGCTTGTGCCGGGTCGAAAGCATGCAGTAGGAAGTCACGCCATTTGACGACAAGAACGCCAGTGGTCAGCGTAGCAATAGCTGCCGTTTCGATCAAGTCGGGCAGTGTTATGCCGAGCATGTCGCCAAACAGGATATGATCGAGATGCACTGTAGAGCGGATCGAAACGTAGAGGACGAGGCCCAGGCCGAACATGCCGGAGAATACGATACCCATCACCGTATCCTGCTTGATGCGGCTGTTCTCGGTGAGGTAGCCGGTTGCAAGGGCGCAGGCCATACCCGCTACAAAGGCGCCAATGCCAAAAGGTATCCCGATAATATAGGCGATAACCACACCCGGAAAGACGGCATGGCTGATCGCATCGCCCATCAGTGACCAACCTTTGAGAACCAGAAAGCACGACAGCAATGCTGTTGGGATTGCGATGAGCACGGAAATGGCTAGCGCATATTGCATAAACTCGAACTGAAAAGGGGAGGCCAGCATTTCAAGAACGGTCATTGCGGAGCCTCCTGGAGGGCTATCGCAGCTTTGCGACGTGCTGCCAGAAGACCGTGTTTCGGAGCAAGGACAAATACGCTGAGGAACATCAGCGTTTGGAGAACAACGATAATGCCTCCAGTCGCACCATCCAGGAAGTAGCTTACATAGGCACCGACGAAGCTCGTAATAGATCCGACGGCAACGGCAATCCAGAGCAAGCGAGAAAAGCGATCAGTCAGCAAGTAAGCGGTAGCGCCCGGTGTGACCACCATGCAGATGACCAGAAACGCACCGACTGTTTGCATAGCCGCGACTGTGGATGCCGACAAAAGCGTGAAAAACATGATCTTCAAGAGGTTCGGCTTGAGACCGATTGAACGCGCATGGTTCTCATCGAAGAACACCACCATCAAGTCTTTCCACTTCAAAAGAAGCAGCGACAGGGAAACGAAGCCGATAATCGCCAGTTGCAGGGTGTCTGCCGGTGTGATGGCAAGGATATTGCCGAGAACGATGGTTTGAATGCTGACAGCCGTCGGCTTGAGCGAGATCATAAACAGGCCGAGTCCAAAGAACGACGAGAAGATCAGGCCGATGATCGCGTCTTCCTTCAGCTTCGTGCGCTGGTTGAGAAAGAGCATCGCCGCTGCGGCGAGACCTCCTGAAAAGAACGCGCCAATAGAGAAGGGCAGGCCGAGCATGTAGGCGCCTGCGACACCCGGCACGATGGAATGGGAAAGAGCATCGCCGATCAGCGACCATCCTTTCAGCATGAGATAAGCTGACAGGAAGGCGCAGACACCACCGACCAACGCCGAAACCCACATGGCATTCAGCATATAATTGTAGCTGAACGGTTCAAGCAACACGGTCATTGTTTCTGGCCCCCTTTCCGGGCAGAGGAGCCAT
This genomic interval carries:
- a CDS encoding ABC transporter substrate-binding protein — translated: MLKSVLLAGLASVFLALPVQAKEWKEIRIASEGAYPPFNYMSPDGKLEGFDLDIANALCEAMEAKCTIVANDWDGMIPGLQANKFDAVIASMAITEEREKQVAFTERYYTTPLAVVVPKDTDITSLDPSAFDGKTVGAQAGTTQGNYADDVYGKAGADVKLYPTADEANADLESGRLDAIAADKFLAADWLKKQGGNCCKFLGDIPGSETKIAVALRKGDDDLREQFNAAINKIRDNGTYETIRKKYFDFDIY
- a CDS encoding ABC transporter substrate-binding protein — translated: MLKAILFASVASVIAALPAQAKEWKEIRIATEGAYPPFNFVAADGSLQGLDVEIANALCKAMEAKCTIVANDWDGMIPGLKTNKFDAVIASMSITEERKKEVAFTDKYYSTPLSVAVPKDSPITSLDAEPFKGKSVGAQGSTTQGNYAEDVYGKAGADVKLYPTADEANADLKNGRLDAVVSDKFPISDWIKGDGADCCKLIGDIPGTQTDTGIALRQGDDDLREQFNAAIKKIREDGTYATIVKKYFDFDIY
- a CDS encoding NAD(P)/FAD-dependent oxidoreductase codes for the protein MPIQQQDVIVLGAGIIGVSTALHLQARGRSVCLIDRSEPGNGTSFGNAGLIERSSVIPYSFPQGFWTLVRYSMNRRSDVRYNPFYIPKMARWLFQYWRESSPERLKIATNAMLPLIEASVREHDSLVAQSGSERLIRSQGWIEVFRSSSAFDAAVRRLPDLQRFKLSYDILDAAALRQRETSLGDVAGGIHWLDPKTVVNPGGLVKAYADLFTGNGGIFVHGDAASLAPNENGWQVTTEAGAVHARDVVVALGPQSGLIFRKFGYPIPLGIKRGHHLHFSMKDGSRLGHTVVDEEAGYVLAPMVQGVRLSTGIEFASPDAPANYIQLKKDEKIARQLVPQLGDAAETTPWLGLRPCLPDMRPVIGAAPRHKGLWFNFGHAHHGLTLGPATGRLLAEMLVGEATFVDPKPYSAERFL
- a CDS encoding aldo/keto reductase, coding for MKPLGRTGLTVTEICLGTMTWGVQNTESDAHEQLDIAFDAGINFIDTAEGYAIPMSPESYGKTEAYIGSWLRKSGKRDKIVLASKIAGGGRQKWIRDGAKPSRASVREAVENSLKRLQTDYIDLYQVHWPMRAHYHFGQSWSFDPSNTDGAAETQQMRDVLLGLGDMVQDGKIRHIGLSNETAWGTMQWLHLAEQDGLPRIASIQNEYSLLQRQFDFDMAELALCEDVGLLAYSTLAAGVLTGKYLGGKMPAGSRAAISEGGIWRNNVHSEPAVRAYIDVAKKHGLDIAQMAIAFTLTRPFMTSAIIGATTVDQLKTDIAAHQIKLSEDIMADIEKVYRQYPRPL
- a CDS encoding haloacid dehalogenase — encoded protein: MSFHSVWLRPARDDLRFLESIVTELAGRFASPVFEPHVTLVPDMKRSADELLPLVLSLAVGRKPLDVQIEDVTGTEAYFRSFYAALQKTPALMALKQDSLGISGEKDISTFLPHVSLAYGVADEASREAEMARLAKSLTGRNLRFDRMVIVSSSSETPIEQWIVKHEIYLAG
- a CDS encoding LacI family DNA-binding transcriptional regulator — translated: MPDKETQHEQDGADNQPRFISAHEVALEAGVSRSAVSRTFTPGASVSPATREKVLKAAEKLGYQVNDLARGLLANRSRIVGMIAADPDSPFRSRQIAALSRRLAARGSVPVLIPTGQHGENLSAAHETLLRYRAEATVVLSGMPSSSFVELAQRNGQTLILVGRTEEGADHIHLNNRLAAETAVEIFAARGMKKLGLITSNVGSFNLVEREEAFIAKGRILGLSVSVQRGDLTDYDGGYGAASLLLGERERVEGVFCVNDLMAFGLMDCARDVFNLSIPEDISVIGFDNVTEARWGAYRLTTFDQNAERLSSEIIRLLDERQATPNAPPRTIMLELPLILRNSVRPLKNERSIRRMPDQ
- a CDS encoding ABC transporter permease, with the protein product MSNIIDWRWIPRGILLGLLAFAIFGPLANLLLWAVAERWYFPHTLPLQYGFSFWANVFSSRGNALSSLATSVVIAGLTVVVSLGLAIPAGYALARLKLPFRGLILLTLLIPQAFPNLPVYVNIAQMFYSFGLNGTITGVVLVHVTHGLVYAVWIATAAFSAIDRELEEAARSMGASALKTFFNITLPIAAPGLLASAIFVFLESLDEFTGTYFVGAPDISTLPLLLYTASSGGNYQIASISALILLVPSIAFMFVVERFLRADVLSKVGR
- a CDS encoding ABC transporter permease, which gives rise to MSHRLTGILLVAPALAIVLLLFIVPLFGAITGAFYVSGQWGTGNFTKAFELYSSDIIFTFVIVTLSSLLIALISIAIGGYLILGSNQRAVTVLRWLYRWPLFIPFIVVGQILRTFLAKNGLMNSLLIETGFLTPLQAMSFLDWRGIVIAFVWKQTPFVTLLLAGAMASIDRSTIESARNLGAGRLRILLEIVLPQVRQTLLVGLILSFVTMMSVLSVPLMINAQSPTMITANMAFRINAYGDYGVANALGTISLLMTSLVAWIYLRQTIKEHGQ
- a CDS encoding ABC transporter substrate-binding protein; the protein is MRTILNAAMAIGLTVAPAAADDLTVLTAGDQNMVDYINQYLGPLFEKENPGTTVRVVGTGPGDAGSQKILERFEAQSKAGVEKWDTDVAVVHEKFAGPMVTAKFLENYRSKIDSGKLVTRDNAKMALGTDVDGYVMPMFNSQTALAYNPALVANPPKSYDELVTWAKENPKQFGYNGIKGGASGVSFVMGWIYAYGGDADKLMNGPFEEGAEKNWDKAFASLKDFTKNATLTPGNAGTLDMLSRGEISMGPVWVDMFYSWKANGQLPPEMKLVLPAPGMPGQPMHYVIPEKSAHKELAEKFVALATSPKVQAEGIVKRFNWYPGIDADHVKAELDNDTWNKLFTDISPDDLAKYGKPFPIAPYNTAILEAYERQVGN